AAAAACTCGTCGCGGCAGGACGTGCCGATTTTGGCGTCGGAACATCTGCATTATTGCTGCATAACGCCCATGGCGAAGATTTTGTTGTTCTTGGCCAGGTGTTTCAGCATTCGCCAGCCGTTTTTCTGACCCCTCGCAAAACAGGTATCCGTACGATTGCCGATATGGCTGGGCGTAGATTTATGTACTCTAGCCAGCATGGTGACATGCTCGCTCTTTTGAGAAAACATGGAATAGAAGAAGACGACTTTACACCGATTGATCATCAGGGAGACCCGTACGATCTGATCAATGGCAAGGCCGATGTCATGCTTGCCTACAGCTTTAATGAGCCATTTATCCTTGAACAGTCAGGAGAGGCATATTTCACGTTTTCACCATTAACCAATGGTATCGATTTCTACGGAGACAATTTCTTTACCACACGCAAGCTCGCCAAGGATCGTCCTGAATATGTCAAAGCGTTCCGGGAGGCCACGCTCAAAGGGTGGCGCTACGCGTTGGACAACAAAGCAGAAATTTCAGACCTGATCCTTTCCAAATATTCAAAAGTTAAAAGCAAAGAGTGGCTGATGTTTGAGGCCAATCAACTGTACACACTTATCCAGCCCGAACTGGTCGAGCTGGGGTACCAAAATCCGGCACGCTGGAAACACATTAGCCAGACATTTGTCGGCCTGGGCATGCTCCCTTCTGGATTCGATCCTACACCAATCATCTACAACCCGAGCCCGCCAAGGGATTATCGCATACTGATAATGTCTATCGCAGTTGCCACGCTAATTATAACTGTGTTGAGCGGATTGGTAATTACTTTCAGAAGACTCAACCGGCAACTGTCCAATACCCACAGAGAATTGGAACATAACATTGGCCAACTACGCGTCTTATTTGAAACATCAATGGCCGGTATCTTGACGTGCGACCCGACAGGACGGATCACCATTGCCAACAAGCGAATGGAAGAAATGTTTGGCTACAGTACGGCTGAGCTCATCGGTTTCCCCTACCCGGAACTGGTACATCCCGATCAGAAAACCTTCGGCACTGACCTCATGCATCAGATTCTGTCTAAGAAAATTGATCATGTCAGCACTGAACGCCACTATATCCGCAAGGACGGGACCGATTTCTACGGCTATATATCCGTGCGCCGTCACGAAGATGCCAATGGCGACCTCATAAGCCTGGTATGCCACATATCAGATATCACTGAACTTAAACGAGCTGAACAGGATCAGCTATACCTGGAAAAGCAGTTCCTGCATGCCCAAAAACTTGAAAGCCTTGGGGTGCTTGCTGGGGGTATCGCCCATGATTTCAACAATCTGCTCACCGGAATCCTCGGCAATATTTCTTATGCCAGGATGTTGCTCGATGAATCCCATAAGGCGCACAAGATTCTCCTTGAAGCAGAAAAGGCCTCTCAGCGAGCATCCGGGCTTACCCAGCAGTTGCTGACCTTTGCCAAAGGGAGCCAGCCGATAAAAAAAGTCGCCTCAGCCAAACAGTTGATAGAATCGGCTACTTCGCTGGTTCTGAGTGGCTCAAAGGTAAAATGTTCCGTAGTGCTTCCGGATACCATTAATGCGCTTGAAGTAGACGAGGGGCAGATATTTCAGGCATTCCACAACATCATTATCAATGCGGTTCAGGCAATGCCGGATGGCGGCATATTGTCCATCTGCGCAGAAAACGCCACTGTTGACGCACAGAGCCTGCTCCCCTTGAATCCGGGTAGGTATGTCAAGTTCAGCTTTGCGGACAAAGGGCATGGCATATCGGAAGAGAACCAGAAAAAGATTTTCGATCCGTATTTTACTACAAAAGCAGATGGAAACGGACTTGGGCTGGCTTCGGTCTACTCAATCATCGTTAAGCATGGTGGGCATATATCGGTGCGTTCAACTATCGGTATTGGTACTACCTTTGAGATTTACCTGCCGGCCACCGCTGATAGACCCGATGAACCGGCGGATGAACTACCAGCGCTGCTGGCAAAAGGGAGCAGTACCGCATCGATCCTTTTGATGGATGATGAAGTAATGATCCGGAACCTTGCAGAAGACATGCTCACCAGCTTGGGATACCAAGTACAGACCTGTGTTAATGGGGAGGAAGCCATTTCCATGTACAAGGCTGCTCTCAAAGCAGGGACTCCATACGCTGCCGTCATCATGGACCTTACCATTCCCGGCGGCTTGGGCGGCAGAGAGGCGGCGAAAGAGATCCTTGATTTTGACAAAAATGCGGTGATGATCGTTTCCAGCGGCTACTCCAACGATCCGGTCATGGCTGAACATACTAAATTCGGTTTCCGGGCCGTGCTGGCCAAGCCGTATAAGGCCCATGAGATCGTAATGGTTTTAGATGAACTGCTCAAAGTAAAGCATTGAATCGATCTGCTTTAGCACAACCAACGCGAAACAGCCCATCCTTAAACCCTCTCACACATTAGAGTCTAGCCAATTGTTGCACAATTGTTCCATTTCCAACACAACTGCCGACAATCAGCTGCTAGCTTGCCCCAGCTAACACCCTATAATTACGCAGATAATCCCCTAAGCAACTATGGCACAATAGTTGTTATTAGACTCCTAGAGAAAAGCATATGTTCACCTGCGATAGAGAAAGGGGATCAATCAATGGAAACTACACAAACTTCGTCAGATAATAAAACAGGACTTAATGCCTTGCAGATGGTTGGATTTACCGTTGGAGAAGAGGAGTTCTGTGTAGATATCCTTAAGGTGCAGGAAATAATCCGCATGGTGAAAATCACCCATATGCCTAATGCACCTGAATATGTTGAGGGGATCATCAACCTCCGCAACAGGGTGATTCCGGTCATCGATTTCCGCAAGAAAATGCACTTTTCCGAAGCTACGCAAGCAAATGATAATGATCGCAGGATTGTCGTGATTTCATTCGGCAAGACCCTGGTGGGGCTGATCGTCGATAAAGTGTCGCATGTCATGAAAATAGCGCCGGATCAGATTACCGCCACCCCTGAAGTCATAAAGGGATATGACAGCGAATGTTTGATGGGCGTTGGTCGGGTAAACGAAAAATTGATCGTGCTGCTGGACCTGGACAAAATGTTCAAGCAGGAAGAGACGGAACTCCTTCCACAGGCAGCTTGACAGGCTCTTCGCCATAAAAACCAAACAAAGAGGCCGCGTCTTTTCAGATGCGGCCTCTTTGTTTTTGAGAGAACACAAGAATGGAGTTCAAGGTTGGCGCATCATTCCTTTCGCCTCACCTTCCAACGCACAACCAACTGCAGCATGATATCAAGGATCACCACAGCAGTGACAATCAGCAGTAGCAAACTGTTTTGCCCAAAATATGCCATGCAGTTGAAAAACATGTACAACGCGACAACAACTGACAGCAGTTTGCGAATGGAATTGGCAGTCCACGCCGCAGACTCCGCTTTTGCAGCTTCCATTTTACTGAGCAGCAAGGGAGCCATGAAATAGCCGAGAGTAGCATCAACGATCACAAGCAGCGCATTCCCCAGGAATACATAGGGGATGTACTGTTCCATCAGGATATATTGAGTCAGCATTTACGAACCAAGCCGCTTGATCTTCTCAAGGCTCTCGACAAGCACCTCTCTCTTGCCAGTTACCTCGACCAGCTTTTCACGTTCCTTGGCAACAATCTCAGCCGGCGCGCGGTCCACAAAACTCGGGTTTTCCAGCTTTTTGGAAAACATTTCTATCTCTTTCTCGATCTTGGCAATCTCCTTCAGCAGCCGTTTCTCTTCTTCTTCAACATTCACCAGCCCTTTGAGAGGCACGAAAATCCGGACATCCCCGGCGACCTGAATCGAGGCGTCTTCCGGCTTTTCGAGATCAATCCCTATCGCCAGGTCGGCGACTCGGGCCAGAGAGACGATTGCCCCTTCATTATGCTTCATCAGCTTCATGCTGTCAGCACTGCTGCATGAAAGAATAACCGCTATCTCCCTGGAAGGAGGGACCTCCATCTCGCCGCGAATGTTCCTGATTCCGCCGATAACGGCCATCACCTTTTCCATATTGTCGGCAGCCGTTGCAAAGGAACGCTTTTCTGAATACTCAGGATACGACGCCCGCATGATACTTGGGGAATCCTTGCTCCCCGGCAGCGTCTGCCAGATCTCTTCGGTAATGAACGGCATGAACGGGTGCAACAACCTGAGTAACTGCTCCAGAGTGCTCCAGAGTACATACTGGACAACAGCCTTCCGTCCCGGGTCACTGCCGTAAAGATCCTGCTTGGACAGTTCCAGATACCAATCACAGAACTCGCTCCAGGTGAATTGATACAGTCCCATGGCCGCCTCGTTGAACCGGTATTCGGCAAGGGCCTCGCTGGTAGTCCGGGCCGTCTCGTTCAAACGGTGGATAATCCATTTATCCGCTTCAGAAAGGAGCAGATCGTCATAGTTGACGGCATCCGGATCAAAGCCGTTCAGGTTCATCAGGGCAAAGCGGGCCGCGTTCCAGACCTTGTTGCAGAAATTGCGGTAACCTGCGATGCGCTCCTCGGCCAGCTTGATGTCGCGCCCTTGGGCAGCGAAAGCGGCAAGCGTGAAGCGGAAAGCATCGGTGCCATATTGGTCAATGATGGTAAGCGGGTCAATGACATTACCCTTGGACTTGCTCATCTTCTGCCCCTGGGCATCCCTGACCAGGGCATGGATATAAACATCGCCGAACGGCACCTCATCCATGAAATGCAGACCCATCATCATCATCCTGGCAACCCAGAAGAACAGGATATCAAACCCTGTGACCAGACAGGAGGTTGGATAGAAGCTGGCGAGCAACGGGGTCTTTTCCGGCCACCCCATGGTGGAGAACGGCCAGAGCGCCGAAGAGAACCAGGTATCAAGGACATCTGTCTCCTGGCGAATCTCGTCGCTGCCGCACTTGCAGCATTTCGTCGGATCCTCCATGGCAACGGTCACTTCGCCGCAATGGTCGCAGAACCATGCCGGGATGCGATGCCCCCACCAGATCTGGCGGGAGATGCACCAGTCGCGGATGTTCTCCATCCATTCGTAATAGGTGTTTTCCCACTGTTTCGGCACGATCTTGGTCTTGCCTTCTTTAACCGCCTTATATGCGCGCTCGGCGAGCGGACTGACCTTGACATACCACTGCAGGGACAGATAAGGTTCTACGACCGTCTTGCAGCGATAACAACCGCCAACAGCCATGGCATGATCAGCAACCTTTTCGAGCAGACCGGCCTCTTCCAGTTCGGCAACAATCCGTTTGCGCGCCTCAAAGCGGTCCATACCCTCGAACTGCCGACCAGCAGAGTTGATAATCCCGGATTCATCGAAGATATTGATCTTGTCCAGACCATGACGCAAACCGACCTCAAAATCATTGAAGTCATGGGCAGGGGTGATCTTGACCACTCCGGTGCCGAACTCCAGGTCAACGTATTCATCCGCCACAACCGGGATTTCCCGGTTTACCAGCGGCAAAATCACTGTTTTACCAATCAGGCCGCGGTATCGCTCATCATCGGGGTGAACTGCCACAGCGGTATCGCCAAGCATGGTCTCTGGGCGAGTCGTGGCCACAACCACGAATTTTCCGGGTTCGCCGGCAACCGGGTAACGGATGTGCCAGAGATGCCCCTTCTTCTCTTCATGCTCCACCTCAATATCCGAAAGCGCGGTATGGCACCTGGGGCACCAGTTGATGAGCCGATTGTCCCGATAGATCAGGCCATCTTCATACAGCTTTACAAAGACGGTACGCACGGCTTTGGACAGCCCCTCGTCCATGGTGAACCGTTCGCGCTCCCAATCACAGGAAGCGCCCAGACGTTTCAACTGCCCGATGATCTGACCGCCTGACTCGCCCTTCCACTTCCATACTCTCTCGATGAAAGCCTCACGCCCCAGATCGTGGCGGTCCTTGCCTTCCGCGGCAAGCTGGCGTTCAACGACATTCTGGGTGGCGATCCCCGCATGGTCCGTACCGGGCATCCAAAGGACGTTGTAACCCTGCATCCGCTTCCAGCGACAAAGGATATCCTGCAGGGTGTTATTCAGGGCATGCCCCATATGGAGCGCACCGGTGACATTGGGCGGAGGAATAACGATGCTGTAAGGCTTCTTATCGGAAGTCTCTGCTGCAGCAAAATACCCGCCTGATTCCCAATACCGGTACCATTTTTCCTCAACAGCCTGCGGCTCGTAAACCTTTGCCAGTTCCTTCTCTGTCATACCTTACCTCGTAACTCTGCACGATAATAAAAAAGGGGATTTGCATCCCCGTGTTCAAACAACCTTTTTCAATACTCAGGAGGGCAGCGCCTGCCCTCCTGAGCCTGGTTTCTATGAGCCGAACCCCTGCTTGATCTTTCTGATCTCTTCCCTAATAAGGTTTTCAGCAAGATCAGGCACAATCTCCCACACAATCTTTTCGATCGTTTCACGGGATATCTGGCTCAAAATGGCTCTGAGCTGCTCTTCACCAAGAGGCGCCATTTGTGGTGCAACCTCCGGAGCCGCCGAAATTTCAGGAGCACTGGTTACCGGCAACGGCTCCTCTTGGGCAGCAAGCGGCTCAAAATCGCCCTGCTCGGTAAACTGTTCCGGCTCATTGGCCAGCAAGGCCAAAGGCTCTCCCATGCCGATGGCAAAGGTCTCTCCAGGGGGTGTCGGCTCTTCATGTTGATAACTGAAGACCTCCTCTTCCAGAGGCTGCCATTGAGCTTCAAAACCTTTTTCAGCTACAGGTTCCAAGGATGCTACATTTTCTGAAGAGTCTTCAACAAAAGACTCCACGCCATAAGGATCAATAGTCTGCGGCTCTTCAATCTCTTCTTCGGCACTGGCTACAGCCTCGGTAGCCGCAGGAGGGGCAGAAGCTTCCTCCAGATCAACGAGATCGAACACACCCCAGGGATCATCTCCCGGCGCAGCTTCAACTATCTCGACTGCCAATGATGACGGTTCCTCAAAAGCGACGCTGCTGGTTTCAAACTGAACAGGCTCTACGTCGGCAAGGTTAAGGTCAAACATCTCGGGGAGAGGCTCGAAAGGTGTCTCAACTTCCTGAGCAGGCTCATCCCAAGGGCCGGCCAAGGAAGACGCGAAAAACTGCTCGTCAGTCTGGATGGCTGGTTCATCAGCCACGGCAGGAGCCGTTGCAACTCGCTGTTTGCCGATCTCCAGAAGCGCTTTGACTTTTTCCACCAACTGCTGGGATTCAAACGGCTTGGAGATAAAATCATCGGCACCGCATTCACGGGCCTTATTTTCGTCGAACGGCTCAAAGGCGCCAGTCATCAGCAACAAAGGGATATGCTTGAGCGTTGCGTCTGCTCGTACCTCCTGGCACACCTCATAACCGTTCCGGCCGGGCATCAGGGCATCTACCAGCATGGCATCAGGCATGCTCTCCCGGGCCTTGTCCAAGGCAAGAATGCCATTATCCACAACCGTCAGTTCATAATCCTCATTCGCAAAGATGATTCCTACCACCTTTTGAATGGTAATACTGTCATCAGCGAGGAGTAATTTGGTGCCCATCCATCCCTCCGGCGTTAATACGAAGTCGCATGCAATGCCTGCTTATTCATGGTCAGTTGCATGCATCTCGAAAAGAACATAAAGCACTTAAATACTGGCAATAATCGGTGAAAAGCTAACACACAAGCCCCTGGGTGTCAAGTCGATTACCTGTTATCAACGCTCCACAGTCAATGCCTGGAGCAGATCGGCAAGAGGTCGCTGCGGAGAAAGCTGAGCGGCAACGATGGTAGAGAGATTGCCCCGCAAGCGGCTCAACTCCTTGGTATGCCGGTAATCGAGCCGTGAGGTCAGCAGGACGACAAAGACGTCGGAGCTCGGGTCTAGCCAGAGAGAAGTGCCGGAATAACCGGTATGGCCGAATGATCCCTCAGAGAAGCCGGTGCCGCGTGGTGCGGAATAAGGCGAAGCAATGTCCCAACCAAGCCCGCGAACCACTGCCCCACCCCTGGCAAAATAAGGCGCCGTCATCTGTTCCACGGTGCGCGGCAAAAGGACTGTTTTTCCGCTGGACTCGCCTCGATTCAGAATCATCATGCAGAAGCGGCCAAGATCTGCGGCAGTGGAAAAAACGCCCGCGTGACCGGCAACGCCACCAAGTTTGCGGGCAAGGGAATCCTGTACCTCGCCTAAAAGAAGATTATGCTCGCCACCAAGGGTCGCGGAACAGCGCAGTGCCTGCTCCTTGCCGGGATTAAACTGGGTGTCGCGCATGTCGTTTGGGGCAAAGATGTTTAATGCCGCATACTGGTCAAGTGGCAGCGAACTGACGCGACGAACGATTTCCCCGAGAATAATGAAGTTGATATCAGCATAGCGAAACCTGTTGCCGACAAGCCCTTTTGCTTTCTGGGAGGCAGCTCCATCCAAGGCGCTCTGTATCGGATTGCTATTGGAAAGGGAAAAGTCGTCAAGGCCGGAGGTATGGGTCAGGAGATGCCAGATTAACAGGTCCTCTCTCTGGGAAAACTCAGGAATCCACTTTTTGACCGGGTCTACTAGGGAAAGACGCCCCTCTTCGGCAAGTTTCAGAATCGAGGGGGTGGTTGCCACGACCTTGGTAAGCGAGGCAATATCGAACACAGTATCAGCCGCCATTGGCCTGGAATCAGGTACCGCCGCAATACGCCCGTAAGGCTTTTCGAAGATGATCCCTTTGCCGGTGCCGACCAGGACCACCCCTCCGGCAATCAACCCTTTAGCCATGGCATCTTCCATCAGCTGATCAACCTGATCGGCATGGAACACCTGGTTGCTCAGGGCATTGCCGTTGCACGCTCCCGGAACAAGGAGGAGAATAATCGCTATGAGAATAAACCGGCATTGATTCATATCAAGATCAGCTCGCCCAACTCAAAATATCGATAGCTTGATGGCAAAGAAAAAGGGGGAAGCTCCCCCTTGTTAATTCATCCTGAACTTTACAGTCCTTAGCAGCTTGCCGTCGCTGTCCAAGGCATCTACCCTCCAGTCACCAGCCATCCCTTTTTCTACGACCCGGCTACTGTAGGTACGCCATTTTTTGCCTTTGACAGGTAGCTCCGATTCCCCTACCTTTTCGTTACCACGATACCAGACATGCTTTATGGTGGTTTCCTCTTCGTCATCGGAAACCAGCCGGGTAAAGCAGAAAAGCTGCTTAACCGATGCTGACGAAATCCGGTGAACAGAGTCAATCGGGTTGCCCCGCACAACCTTGGTGGTAACCGCCATCTCTGTTATTTTCAGCGTTGCAGCTTCGGAATCAGGCTGAAAAAGCATCAACAGGGGGAGAACCAGCGCCATCGTTGCTAAAGATATTTTTTTCATGCTGACCCGATACAAGTTCACGTTCTGTAATCCGCGTTAATCTTAACATAATCATATGAAAAGTCACTCGTGTAAACAGTGGACCGACCGTTTCCGAGCGCTAGGTCAATATTAACGGCGAATTCCGGCTTTTTCAATACCTCGGAGCCCTTTTTTTCTGCATCGCCACCGACAAACAGTCCACCGGCTACCATCTGCACGTCATCGAAGAACAGTGAAACCTGCGACTGCTCCACTGCAGCGCCGGAATAGCCGACCGCTGCCAAAATCCTACCCCAGTTGGCATCCTGACCAAAGAATGCGGTCTTGACCAGCGGCGAATTGGCAACTGCCATGGCCGCAAGCCGCGCATCGTCACCACTGGCCGCGCCGGAGACGTTGATGGTTACAAACTTGGTTGCGCCCTCGCCGTCCTTGACAATCGCCTTTGCCAGATCCAGCGCCACCTCGGATAAGAGTGCTGCGAACTGTCCGGCATCCGGCGAAGCAGCGTCAATCGGCGCATTGCCGGACATGCCATTGGCCATTATCAGCGCGGTATCGTTGGTCGACATATCATTGTCAACGGTGATGCAATTGAATGAAGAAGCAACCGCTGACTTAAAGGCATTCTTCAGAAATGTCGGCTCCACAGCAGCATCAGTGACGATGAACGATAGCATGGTAGCCATGTCAGGCCTGATCATCCCTGCACCCTTGGCCACCCCGGCAATAGTATAGGCATTGCCTCCGGCAACACCTTGCCGGGAAGAGATCTTGGGGAAAGTGTCGGTGGTCATGATCGCCCGGGCCACGTCATCAAGGGTTCCATCCGCCAACCCGCTAACCAGTGCCGGTATTGCCGCGCTTAGACGGTCCATCGGCATCTGTACCCCGATCACCCCGGTGGATGATGGTACGACATCGGCTTCAGACACCCCGGCAGCCTCAGCGACAAGCCGTGCTGTTTCTCTGGCCGCGGCCATTCCCGGCTCGCCGGTGCAGGCATTGGCATTGCCGCTGTTCACGACAACCGCACGGAGAATCCCGTCTGCCACTCTCTCCTGGCCGAGCAACACCGGAGCTGCCTTGACCTTGTTGGAGGTAAAGGTAGCCGCGCACACCGCCGGCACTTTTGATAAAATCAGAGCCAGATCCTTCCGACCCGGCTTCTTGATGGCCGCTTCAACCGTAGAAAACTTGAACCCTTTGATCTGCATCCTGTTCTCCAATGCTAAAATCTGTTCTAAAAATTGTATTAGCATAGAATCAAAGCTTTCGCCATGGTTTCCTTCCGGCCTTTCCTCTGATACTATCCTGAATATGTCAGCAACCCTGAAGCTCATCTCCGGCGGTCAGACCGGCGCCGACCGCGCCGGGCTTGACGCAGCTCTGCGCCACAACATTGCTACAGGCGGCTACTGCCCTCGCGGCAGGAGAGCGGAAGACGGAACAATCCCGCTGTGCTACCCGCTTATGGAGACCGATTCTCCTGACTATGCGGTCCGCACCCGCATGAACGTGCGGCAATCAGACGGCACCCTGATCCTGAACCTTGGAGCACTGGACGGAGGAACGAGGTTGACCGTCGAGTATGCCGCAAAGCGCAACAAGCCTTGCCTGGTGGTAAACCTTGACAGCAAAAACCACACACCGGCCCATGTGGCTGACTGGCTTGCCAAGCACAACATCTCCATGCTCAATATCGCAGGGCCGAGGGAGAGTAAGCGCCCCGGCATCTACCGCATTGCCCTGGCCTTCCTCGAGCGACTATTGAGGATACTCTCATCCCGGGCAGGGAAAGAAACGCAATTAAGAACCACAAGATACCTGAAAACCGTTTTCCCTGCTGCCCGTTATAAAGATATTTTTCTGGTTGGCGGGATTGTCCGCGACACCCTTATGGGCAAAGCCAACCAGGATATCGACATTGTCGCGGCAGTCCCTGAGGGAGAACTGCGAGATCAAGGCTTCCACTTAGTCCAAGGCAAGACCACAGCACCGATCATGTTCCGCAACGATCCGGTGTTCGGCAAGATAGAGGTGACGGTTATTCCCAGGGCTGAATTACTGGCCAGCGACCTGGCAAATCGCGACTTCACCTGTAATGCGCTGGCACTGAGCCTGGAAGGTAAGCTGATCGATCCTCTTCACGGCAAAAGGGACCTACAGAGCAAAAAACTGCGCGCCTGCACCCCTTTGGTGTTTCACAATGATCCGATCAGGATCTTTCGTGCCTTCCGTTTTGAAGCTGACGGCTGGACCATGACCCAGGCCACCGAAATCTTGATCCGGCAGTCACCCGGGCTTGCAACAATGGCAACGATCCCTGTAGAACGATTCTCTCGCGAAATGGTTAAAGCGCTCGCAGGAAACAACCCGGCACGTTTTTTCAGGCGAATGCTGGAGTCAGGAACCGGAGCATGCTACCTGCCGGAGCTGTTCAGAATGCCGCACATCCCGGCAGGACCGATCGAGCATCACCCGGAAGGCGACCTGTTCAGCCACTCCTGCCAGGTCCTAACCAGAGTATCTTCTGCCACATCAGACTCGCTGGCCCGTTTCTGCGCGTTTTTCCATGATCTGGGGAAACTCGCCACCAACCCGGAATGCTACCCGAAACACCACGGCCATGATGACGCAGGATTTGAGATGGCCACTGCTTTCTGTGACCGACTGAAGCTGCCGACAGCTTGGAAGAGAGCCCTTGCCTGGACCAACCGGCTGCACGGCAATGCCAACAACTGGGAGGAATTACGGGATAGCACCAGGATCAGAATAGCGGAACAGGCTATCAAAAGTAGGATCACAGAGATCCTGCCTTTAGT
This window of the Geoanaerobacter pelophilus genome carries:
- a CDS encoding ABC transporter substrate-binding protein translates to MAFARLYNPVSLIVACMLCLAMLGLTKTAYALEKATVQLKWLHHFQFAGYYAALDKGFYRDAGLDVSIIEGGPTTEVEKLVAAGRADFGVGTSALLLHNAHGEDFVVLGQVFQHSPAVFLTPRKTGIRTIADMAGRRFMYSSQHGDMLALLRKHGIEEDDFTPIDHQGDPYDLINGKADVMLAYSFNEPFILEQSGEAYFTFSPLTNGIDFYGDNFFTTRKLAKDRPEYVKAFREATLKGWRYALDNKAEISDLILSKYSKVKSKEWLMFEANQLYTLIQPELVELGYQNPARWKHISQTFVGLGMLPSGFDPTPIIYNPSPPRDYRILIMSIAVATLIITVLSGLVITFRRLNRQLSNTHRELEHNIGQLRVLFETSMAGILTCDPTGRITIANKRMEEMFGYSTAELIGFPYPELVHPDQKTFGTDLMHQILSKKIDHVSTERHYIRKDGTDFYGYISVRRHEDANGDLISLVCHISDITELKRAEQDQLYLEKQFLHAQKLESLGVLAGGIAHDFNNLLTGILGNISYARMLLDESHKAHKILLEAEKASQRASGLTQQLLTFAKGSQPIKKVASAKQLIESATSLVLSGSKVKCSVVLPDTINALEVDEGQIFQAFHNIIINAVQAMPDGGILSICAENATVDAQSLLPLNPGRYVKFSFADKGHGISEENQKKIFDPYFTTKADGNGLGLASVYSIIVKHGGHISVRSTIGIGTTFEIYLPATADRPDEPADELPALLAKGSSTASILLMDDEVMIRNLAEDMLTSLGYQVQTCVNGEEAISMYKAALKAGTPYAAVIMDLTIPGGLGGREAAKEILDFDKNAVMIVSSGYSNDPVMAEHTKFGFRAVLAKPYKAHEIVMVLDELLKVKH
- a CDS encoding chemotaxis protein CheW — encoded protein: METTQTSSDNKTGLNALQMVGFTVGEEEFCVDILKVQEIIRMVKITHMPNAPEYVEGIINLRNRVIPVIDFRKKMHFSEATQANDNDRRIVVISFGKTLVGLIVDKVSHVMKIAPDQITATPEVIKGYDSECLMGVGRVNEKLIVLLDLDKMFKQEETELLPQAA
- a CDS encoding valine--tRNA ligase — protein: MTEKELAKVYEPQAVEEKWYRYWESGGYFAAAETSDKKPYSIVIPPPNVTGALHMGHALNNTLQDILCRWKRMQGYNVLWMPGTDHAGIATQNVVERQLAAEGKDRHDLGREAFIERVWKWKGESGGQIIGQLKRLGASCDWERERFTMDEGLSKAVRTVFVKLYEDGLIYRDNRLINWCPRCHTALSDIEVEHEEKKGHLWHIRYPVAGEPGKFVVVATTRPETMLGDTAVAVHPDDERYRGLIGKTVILPLVNREIPVVADEYVDLEFGTGVVKITPAHDFNDFEVGLRHGLDKINIFDESGIINSAGRQFEGMDRFEARKRIVAELEEAGLLEKVADHAMAVGGCYRCKTVVEPYLSLQWYVKVSPLAERAYKAVKEGKTKIVPKQWENTYYEWMENIRDWCISRQIWWGHRIPAWFCDHCGEVTVAMEDPTKCCKCGSDEIRQETDVLDTWFSSALWPFSTMGWPEKTPLLASFYPTSCLVTGFDILFFWVARMMMMGLHFMDEVPFGDVYIHALVRDAQGQKMSKSKGNVIDPLTIIDQYGTDAFRFTLAAFAAQGRDIKLAEERIAGYRNFCNKVWNAARFALMNLNGFDPDAVNYDDLLLSEADKWIIHRLNETARTTSEALAEYRFNEAAMGLYQFTWSEFCDWYLELSKQDLYGSDPGRKAVVQYVLWSTLEQLLRLLHPFMPFITEEIWQTLPGSKDSPSIMRASYPEYSEKRSFATAADNMEKVMAVIGGIRNIRGEMEVPPSREIAVILSCSSADSMKLMKHNEGAIVSLARVADLAIGIDLEKPEDASIQVAGDVRIFVPLKGLVNVEEEEKRLLKEIAKIEKEIEMFSKKLENPSFVDRAPAEIVAKEREKLVEVTGKREVLVESLEKIKRLGS
- a CDS encoding response regulator transcription factor; this encodes MGTKLLLADDSITIQKVVGIIFANEDYELTVVDNGILALDKARESMPDAMLVDALMPGRNGYEVCQEVRADATLKHIPLLLMTGAFEPFDENKARECGADDFISKPFESQQLVEKVKALLEIGKQRVATAPAVADEPAIQTDEQFFASSLAGPWDEPAQEVETPFEPLPEMFDLNLADVEPVQFETSSVAFEEPSSLAVEIVEAAPGDDPWGVFDLVDLEEASAPPAATEAVASAEEEIEEPQTIDPYGVESFVEDSSENVASLEPVAEKGFEAQWQPLEEEVFSYQHEEPTPPGETFAIGMGEPLALLANEPEQFTEQGDFEPLAAQEEPLPVTSAPEISAAPEVAPQMAPLGEEQLRAILSQISRETIEKIVWEIVPDLAENLIREEIRKIKQGFGS
- a CDS encoding serine hydrolase domain-containing protein, with product MNQCRFILIAIILLLVPGACNGNALSNQVFHADQVDQLMEDAMAKGLIAGGVVLVGTGKGIIFEKPYGRIAAVPDSRPMAADTVFDIASLTKVVATTPSILKLAEEGRLSLVDPVKKWIPEFSQREDLLIWHLLTHTSGLDDFSLSNSNPIQSALDGAASQKAKGLVGNRFRYADINFIILGEIVRRVSSLPLDQYAALNIFAPNDMRDTQFNPGKEQALRCSATLGGEHNLLLGEVQDSLARKLGGVAGHAGVFSTAADLGRFCMMILNRGESSGKTVLLPRTVEQMTAPYFARGGAVVRGLGWDIASPYSAPRGTGFSEGSFGHTGYSGTSLWLDPSSDVFVVLLTSRLDYRHTKELSRLRGNLSTIVAAQLSPQRPLADLLQALTVER
- a CDS encoding DUF2914 domain-containing protein: MKKISLATMALVLPLLMLFQPDSEAATLKITEMAVTTKVVRGNPIDSVHRISSASVKQLFCFTRLVSDDEEETTIKHVWYRGNEKVGESELPVKGKKWRTYSSRVVEKGMAGDWRVDALDSDGKLLRTVKFRMN
- the argJ gene encoding bifunctional glutamate N-acetyltransferase/amino-acid acetyltransferase ArgJ, with the protein product MQIKGFKFSTVEAAIKKPGRKDLALILSKVPAVCAATFTSNKVKAAPVLLGQERVADGILRAVVVNSGNANACTGEPGMAAARETARLVAEAAGVSEADVVPSSTGVIGVQMPMDRLSAAIPALVSGLADGTLDDVARAIMTTDTFPKISSRQGVAGGNAYTIAGVAKGAGMIRPDMATMLSFIVTDAAVEPTFLKNAFKSAVASSFNCITVDNDMSTNDTALIMANGMSGNAPIDAASPDAGQFAALLSEVALDLAKAIVKDGEGATKFVTINVSGAASGDDARLAAMAVANSPLVKTAFFGQDANWGRILAAVGYSGAAVEQSQVSLFFDDVQMVAGGLFVGGDAEKKGSEVLKKPEFAVNIDLALGNGRSTVYTSDFSYDYVKINADYRT